ACACCGGCCCACCGACGGCTGGCCACCGAAGAACTCTTCGCCTTTTCCCTGGGCGTGGCCCTGCGCCGGGCCGGGCGCCTGAAGCGGCGGGGCCTGGTGGTGCCCACCTCGCCCGAGCTGCGGGAGCGGCTGCGGGCCTTCCTGCCCTTCCGGCTCACCGGGGCCCAGCGGCGCTCGTTCAAGGAGATCGTGGACGACCTCACCTCGGGCCGCGTGATGAACCGCCTCCTCCAGGGCGATGTGGGCAGCGGCAAGACGCTGGTGGCGCTGCTTTCGATGGCCATGGTGGCCGAGACCGGCGGGCAGGGCGCCCTGCTCGTGCCCACGGAAGTGCTGGCCCGCCAGCACGCTGCCAGCTTCCAGCGCTACCTCGGCGCGGATGCCGAGGCCATGCAGCTGCTGCTGGGCGGCATGCGGGCAGCCGAAAAGCGGGCCGCCCTGGCCCGCATCGCCAGCGGCGAGGCGCGCTACGTCATCGGCACCCACGCCCTCTTCCAGGAAGCCGTGGCCTTCCATCGGCTGCAGCTGGTGGTGGTGGACGAGCAGCACCGCTTCGGCGTGAAGCAGCGCGAGGCCCTGAAGGAGAAGGGCGGCGATCCCCACTGGCTGGTGATGAGCGCCACGCCCATCCCGCGCTCCCTGGCCCTGGCCGTGTTCGGCGACCTGGACCAGAGCGTGCTGGATGAGCTGCCGCCCGGCCGCCAGCCCATCACCAGCCGCCTGTTCAAACCCGACCTGGCCGAGCGGGCCTGGGAGCTGGTGCGCCGCGAACTGGCCGAGGGACGCCAGGCCTTCGTGGTGAGCCCCAGCATCGACCCCTCGGATGAGGGCAAGGTGCAGCTCCGCGACATCCAGGCCATGGAGGCCCTGCTGCGGGCCATCTTCCCCGACGAAGCGCTGGAAGTTGTCCACGGCCGCCTGAAGGCCGACGACATGGCGGCTCGCATGGCGCGCTTCGTCTCGGGCGAGGCGCGCATCCTGCTCGCCACGACCGTGATCGAGGTGGGCGTAGATGTGCCCAACGCCACCGTGATGGTGGTGGATCACGCCGAGCGCTTCGGCCTCAGCCAGCTGCACCAGCTGCGCGGCCGGGTCGGCCGCGGCGCCCACCGCAGCCACTTCCTGATGATCAGCGGCTCCGAGACCGAGCGGCTGCAAACGTTGGTGGAGACCCAGGATGGCTTCCGCATCGCCCAGCGGGATCTGGAACTGCGCGGCCCCGGGGAGTTTTTCGGCGTGCGGCAGGCAGGCCTGCCCCAGTTCCAGGTGGCCGACTTGGTGCGCGATCGCACCCTGCTCCTGCGCTGCCGCGAGGCCGCAGACCGGGCCGTGGCCCAGGGGCTAAGCGAGGCCCAGCGGGACTGGCTGAATCGGGAGCACGCACGCCTGAAGCTGGCGGAGATCAGCTGAGCGGATCCCCCTTCGCTCCGCTGGCAGGCGGTCGGGCGGGCCTCAGGAAGGTGGCGAGCAGGGTATCGCGCCGGGCCAGCCGATCCAGCTCCTGCGTGGCCTGGTCCCAGCGCGCGGCATCCCTTGCCAGCGTGGCTTGCAGCAAGTGCAGGGAGGCGAGAAGGCTGGCCCGGGTGCCGGGCCGCTCGAAGTCCAGATCCGGCCCTGGCGTCCAGACGGAGGCGGCAGTGGCCAGGGCCTGCTGGAGGCTTCGGGACGGCGCCACGGGGCGGGCCGTCTGGCTGAGCCAGCCCTGGGACGGCCAGAGCGGCGCCGCTGCCGTTTGAGCATGTCCGAGCTGGCATTCCACCCGGCGCAGCGCGACCTCGGCCTGCAGCAGGGGCGCCTGCGCCCGCCAAGCGGCCACGCCTTTGCCACTGGCGGCGCGAGCCAGGCCGCGGGCGAGGGCTGCGGCGCGGTCCAGGGACGCGACGGGTGAGTGCCCCTGGGCGTGATCCCACTGGGCCTGCAACAGTGCCACCTTGGCGGCGTAGACCTGGAGCTTGGCCCCACCGCCCAGGCGCTCCCCCTCCTGGAGGCTCCGCTCCAGATCCGACAGGGGTTCCCGGGGATCCTCCCGTCGGCGGAGGCGGTGCTCTGCCCGGGCCAGGAGGGCCCAGACGCGCAGGTCGAGGCGCCGGGCGGCGAAGGTGCTCGCGGCTTCGGTGCGGCGGCTGAGCGCCAGGATGGCCTCCAGGTCGGCTTCGGGATCGCGCCCCTCGCCCATGGCCTGCCAGGCCCGGTGGAGGTGGAACCAGGCGGCCATCTGCTCGAAGAACTGGTACTGGGGCTCCAGGTGCAGAGCCTCCTCCGTGGCCCGCTGGGCCTCGGCCTCGTCGCGGGGATCGGGGCGGCCCGCCTCCAAGCGGTACTGGTAGCGGCGGAGCTTGGCCTTGGTCAGCTTCTCCAGGGCGATGAGGCCGTGGTGGCTGCCCCTGGGCACCAGGCGCAGCAGGGCCTCGCTGGCGGCCACGCTTTCCTGGATGGCGGCTTCGGGATCCTGCCCGGCCTGCCACTGGTGGTCCACGGCCCGGGACAGCGTGGCCGCCAGCAGCACCCAGCCGTAGTCATCATCCGGGTCGAAGCGGGTGGCGAGGCGCGCCTCTTCGATGGCCTGGCGGTTGTCCGTGGGGCCCTGGGCGCGGCGCCACAGCACGTAGGCCTGGCAGCAGTGGCCGCGGGCGCTTTCGGCGTCGAGCTCCAGCAGGCGGCGGGTGATCGCGGCGGTGTCCTCCAGCAGGTGGTCCACCTCCTGGTCGCGGTACACGCCCCGGTCGTTGTGGGAGAAGATGAGGCGGCAGGCCAGGCCCTCGAGGGCCCGGGGATCGCAGCGACCCACGGCGGCCGCGGCTTCATAGCTGGCCTGGATGGCGGCTTCTTCGGCTTCGCTGGCGGGCCAGTCCTTGGCCTCGATGGCCTCGACGTAGCGCTGCTGGTGGATGGCCCCGGCCAGCAGGCTGGCCTCGTAGGCCGCCGGGGACTGACGCAGGGCGAGTTCCGCCTGGCGCAGGGCGCCCTCCGCGTTTCCCTGCAGCCACAGGATGAGGGCCTCGATGTGGGCGGGGGCGGGGCTCGCGCCCTTGCCCGCCTGCAGGTGCGCGAAGGCGGGATCGCGCAGCTCCCGGTGGAGCTTTTCCCGCTCGAGGGTGCGGGTGGCGGGATCCTTGAGCTGGGCCACCACCCGGAGGCGCCGCTGGTAGAGCTCCGCCTGCACGAGGCCCAGGGAGAGTGCCGACTCGGCCGTGCGATGCCCCAGGGCCCAGGCCCGCTCCAGATTCTGGCGCGCCGCGCCCCACTCCCCCAGGGCCATGTGGCCGCGGCCCAGGGCATGGTAGGCGGGGCCCGTGGAGGCCTCCGGCAGCTGCGCGGTGAGGGCCTGCACTTCCGCCATGCGCGCCCGTACCTGGGCCTTGTCCGGGGCCAGGGAGTGGGCGGGCAGGAGGTAGGCCAAGCGCATGCGGGTTTCCACTTCCCGGGACACCGCGCCCATCTGGGCCGCCACCCGGGAGGTGCGCTCCAGTGCCATGCGGTTGCGGGCGATGAGGCCTGCCAGGGTGAGCAGCAGCAGCAGCACGGCGCCCAGGCTGGCCGTCAGCAGCGGGTGGCGGCGGGCCCGGCGCACCCACTTGGCCAGCCAGGTGCCGCGCTTGGCCGCGATGGGCTCGCCCTCCAGGAACCGGCCCAGGTCCTCGGCCAGGGCCTTGGCGGTGTCGTAGCGCCGGGCCGGGTTCCGTTCGAGGCAGGTGAGCAGGATGGTGTCCAGGTCCCGGGGCAGGGCGGGGTCCAAACTGCGGGGTGCCACCGCTTCCCCATCGGACAAGCGCCGCAGGGTGTCCATGGGGTTCTGCCCCTCGAAAGGGGGACGTCCGAGCAGCAGCTCGTAGAGCGTGGCCCCTAGGCTGAACACATCCGACCGCCGGTCCACCCGGGCCGATTCGCCTTCGGCCTGCTCGGGCGACATGTAGGCCGGGGTGCCCATGGGCATGCCCGTCAGGGTGAGGTCCGGGCCCTCCACATCCCGCACCAGCCCGAAGTCCAGGACCACGGGTTGCAGGGCGCCGTCGGCATCGCGGGTCACCATGATGTTCGCGGGCTTCAGGTCACGATGCACCAGGCCCAGCCGGTGGGCGGCATGGATGGCTTCGGCCACGGTCCGGATCAGGCCGATCTTCTCCCGCTGGCCGAGCCGGGCGGAAGCCTCCTGCAGCGTCTCGCCTTCGACGCGCTGCATGGCGATGAAGGGCAGGCCCTCGTGCTCGCCCACCTCGTAGATGCGGCAGATGTGGGGGTGCTCCACCCGGGCCAGGGCCTGGGCCTCCAGCAGGAGCCGCACCATGGCGTCATGGCTGCCGTGCTGCACCAGCTTCAGCGCGACCACCCTCCCCAGGGTGGCGTCGAGGGCCTGGTAGACCCTTCCCATGCCGCCTTCA
This sequence is a window from Geothrix sp. PMB-07. Protein-coding genes within it:
- the recG gene encoding ATP-dependent DNA helicase RecG, producing MSFAPLPLSSKVTVLRGLGPARAAALQEAGIDSLRDLLWSLPYRYVDRGSLRPLGSLEMRGFEADPGLVTVLGTIQDLRQSTTHVQRMALTEVLLADETGSLRLVWFNQPYLGRSLKVGDRLLVFGNLFLGRHGLEMRGPQFELMERSGDIGWVSRYLPLYRRLGPLTGRVRQKLVVEALGRAHLGEDWLPLDLSQDLPDTLTALRLLHEPPDSSEAQALEEGTTPAHRRLATEELFAFSLGVALRRAGRLKRRGLVVPTSPELRERLRAFLPFRLTGAQRRSFKEIVDDLTSGRVMNRLLQGDVGSGKTLVALLSMAMVAETGGQGALLVPTEVLARQHAASFQRYLGADAEAMQLLLGGMRAAEKRAALARIASGEARYVIGTHALFQEAVAFHRLQLVVVDEQHRFGVKQREALKEKGGDPHWLVMSATPIPRSLALAVFGDLDQSVLDELPPGRQPITSRLFKPDLAERAWELVRRELAEGRQAFVVSPSIDPSDEGKVQLRDIQAMEALLRAIFPDEALEVVHGRLKADDMAARMARFVSGEARILLATTVIEVGVDVPNATVMVVDHAERFGLSQLHQLRGRVGRGAHRSHFLMISGSETERLQTLVETQDGFRIAQRDLELRGPGEFFGVRQAGLPQFQVADLVRDRTLLLRCREAADRAVAQGLSEAQRDWLNREHARLKLAEIS
- a CDS encoding serine/threonine-protein kinase, whose product is MEGRRIGKYLVQASLGEGGMGRVYQALDATLGRVVALKLVQHGSHDAMVRLLLEAQALARVEHPHICRIYEVGEHEGLPFIAMQRVEGETLQEASARLGQREKIGLIRTVAEAIHAAHRLGLVHRDLKPANIMVTRDADGALQPVVLDFGLVRDVEGPDLTLTGMPMGTPAYMSPEQAEGESARVDRRSDVFSLGATLYELLLGRPPFEGQNPMDTLRRLSDGEAVAPRSLDPALPRDLDTILLTCLERNPARRYDTAKALAEDLGRFLEGEPIAAKRGTWLAKWVRRARRHPLLTASLGAVLLLLLTLAGLIARNRMALERTSRVAAQMGAVSREVETRMRLAYLLPAHSLAPDKAQVRARMAEVQALTAQLPEASTGPAYHALGRGHMALGEWGAARQNLERAWALGHRTAESALSLGLVQAELYQRRLRVVAQLKDPATRTLEREKLHRELRDPAFAHLQAGKGASPAPAHIEALILWLQGNAEGALRQAELALRQSPAAYEASLLAGAIHQQRYVEAIEAKDWPASEAEEAAIQASYEAAAAVGRCDPRALEGLACRLIFSHNDRGVYRDQEVDHLLEDTAAITRRLLELDAESARGHCCQAYVLWRRAQGPTDNRQAIEEARLATRFDPDDDYGWVLLAATLSRAVDHQWQAGQDPEAAIQESVAASEALLRLVPRGSHHGLIALEKLTKAKLRRYQYRLEAGRPDPRDEAEAQRATEEALHLEPQYQFFEQMAAWFHLHRAWQAMGEGRDPEADLEAILALSRRTEAASTFAARRLDLRVWALLARAEHRLRRREDPREPLSDLERSLQEGERLGGGAKLQVYAAKVALLQAQWDHAQGHSPVASLDRAAALARGLARAASGKGVAAWRAQAPLLQAEVALRRVECQLGHAQTAAAPLWPSQGWLSQTARPVAPSRSLQQALATAASVWTPGPDLDFERPGTRASLLASLHLLQATLARDAARWDQATQELDRLARRDTLLATFLRPARPPASGAKGDPLS